The Novosphingobium humi DNA window GCCAGCGCTTCTTCCATCGCGCCGGGGCCGCGCGCCTTGATCAGTTCGTCCGGGTCCTGCCCCTGAGGCATACGCACGATGCGCAAGGAATGGCCGGGGCGCAGCAGGGGCAGGGCGCGCGTTACGGCGCGCATCGCCGCCCTCTGGCCCGCCGCGTCGCCATCGAAACAAAGGATCGGCATCGGCACCATGCGCCAGATCATCTCGATCTGCGTCTCGGTCAGCGCCGTGCCCAGCGGCGCCACCGCATCATGGAAACCGGCGGCGGCCAGCGCGATGACGTCCATATAGCCTTCGACCACGATGATCCGCCCGCTCTGGCGCGAGGCGGGCGAGGCGCGGTGGTGGTTGTAAAGCGTGCGCCCCTTGTCGAACAAAGGCGTGTCGGGGGAGTTCAGATATTTGGGCGCATCGGTCTTATGCGTGGCCAGAATGCGCCCGCCAAAAGCGATCACTCGCCCGCGCGGATCGTGGATGGGCAGCATCAGGCGGCCCCGGAACCGGTCATACGGTTCCTTATCCTCCACCACGATGCGCAGGCCGCCCTCGATCAGCATTGCCTCTGGAAACTGGCCCAGCGCACCTTTCAACGCCTGCCGCCCCTCTGGCGCATAGCCAAAGCCGAATTCGCGGCACACGGCCTGCGAGAACCCGCGCGAGGCCAGATAGGAGCGCGCCTGTCCGCCCTCGGGGCTGGCCAGTTGGTCGACGAAAAATGCCTGCGCCGCACCCATCACATCGTGCAGGCTCTTTTGCTTTTCCGCGCGCTGGGCCTGCCTTGGATCGGGGGCGGGGACTTCCATCCCCGCCTCCTCGGCCAGTTGTTTCACCGCATCCATAAAGGACAGGCCGCGCTGATCGGTCATCCAGCGGATGACATCGCCATGCGCGCCGCAGCCAAAGCAGTGATAGAAGCCCTTTTCATCATTGATGGTAAAGCTGGGCGTCTTTTCGTGGTGAAACGGGCAGCAGGCCTTGAACTCGCGCCCCGCCTTGGTCACGCGCTCGGTGCGGCCGATGATGGCCGACAGCGTGATCCGGCTGCGCAATTCATCAAGGAACTGGGGCGAGAGTGACATTAAGCGAGCGCGGCCTTTACCAGCGCGCTGGCCTTGCCCATGTCGATCTGGGTGCCGTGGCGGGCCTTCAACGCGCCAACAACCTTGCCCATATCCTTGATGCTGGTGGCGCCCACTTCGGCCTTGATTGCCTCAATCGCGGCCTTGACCTCATCCTCGCCCATCTGGGCGGGCAGGAAGTCCTCGATCACTGCAACCTCGGCGGCCTCGGCGGCGGCCAATTCGGGGCGGCCGCCCTGTTCATACATGGCAATCGATTCGCGGCGCTGCTTCACCATCTTTTGCAGCACATCGGTCACGATCACATCGTCATCCGGGATGCTGGATGCGGTGCGCAGTTCGATATCCTTGTCCTTCAGCTTGGCCAGAATGAGGCGGACGGCGGCAAGACGGGGCTTGTCGCCCGATTTCATGGCGGCCACCTGCGCGGCCTTGATCGAATCGCGGATCATTTTTCAGAACTTTCCCGTGGAGTTTTGCGCATTTCGCGGCTTGGCGCATAACCCTAGCGGGATTTTTCCGCTTTTGATAGGTTGACGCGTGCGGGTCATGGGTCTAGCGGGCGGGCCTTAGCACCCATTGTTGAAACCTTCTCACGGAGCGCCCCCCATGGCAGACCCCGCCCATTCGCTTGCGCCTAAACCACTTGGCGCCACTGCCGTCCTGGTACTGGCCGATGGTTATGTCGCCTGGGGCCGAGGCTTCGGCGCCCAGGGCAGCGCGGTTGGCGAAGTGTGTTTCAACACTTCCATCACCGGCTATCAGGAAATCATGACCGACCCCAGCTATGCGGGCCAGATCGTGACCTTTACCTTTCCCCACATCGGCAATGTCGGCGTGAACCATGAAGACAACGAAGCCGCCGTCGATGGCGCCGTTGGCTGCATCGTTCGCGAAGATGTGACCAACCCCTCGAACTTCCGCTCCGAAGGCCGTTTCGACGCCTGGATGAAGGCCAAGGGCAAGATCGGCATTGCCGGTCTCGACACCCGCGCCCTGACCCGCCGCATCCGCCTTTCGGGCGCGCCCAATGCCGTCATCGCCTATAATGAGGCGGGCGAGTTTGACATTCCCGCCCTGCTGGCTAAGGCGCAGCAGTGGCCCGGCCTTGAAGGCATGGATCTGGCCAAGATCGTGTCGCGCAAGGCGCAGGAAAGCTGGGAAGGCAGCATCTGGCATCTGGGCAAGGGCTATGGCCGCAGCCCGCATGATCCGCGCCCGCATGTTGTGGCGATGGATTTCGGCGCCAAGGATAACATCTTCCGCAACCTTGTGGCCGCTGGCGCCTCAGTGACGGTGGTTCCGGCGGAAACCCCGCTGGAGGTTATCCTTGGCCTCAAACCCGACGGCGT harbors:
- the dnaG gene encoding DNA primase; translated protein: MSLSPQFLDELRSRITLSAIIGRTERVTKAGREFKACCPFHHEKTPSFTINDEKGFYHCFGCGAHGDVIRWMTDQRGLSFMDAVKQLAEEAGMEVPAPDPRQAQRAEKQKSLHDVMGAAQAFFVDQLASPEGGQARSYLASRGFSQAVCREFGFGYAPEGRQALKGALGQFPEAMLIEGGLRIVVEDKEPYDRFRGRLMLPIHDPRGRVIAFGGRILATHKTDAPKYLNSPDTPLFDKGRTLYNHHRASPASRQSGRIIVVEGYMDVIALAAAGFHDAVAPLGTALTETQIEMIWRMVPMPILCFDGDAAGQRAAMRAVTRALPLLRPGHSLRIVRMPQGQDPDELIKARGPGAMEEALASAQSLLETLWAHEVDAAPTNSPEEKAGLKARLMAHVDTIADNDIKALYRRELLERFSAFAFPRREDNRAPWQPRQPIARQQRGGRFGRDMPPPLPHEETTQRLQRPANPFRAATIEAVLAGLIRMPGEIARHAGLLARLAQEDARCDALLDALDDGAPLESAAIGTILAAKGLTPPDTTARPGMGFAFLCESGEGAKTQLSDVLCVLAEKPMVEAALAQTRESGEVTEESWAEQQRLLARLRDLEKRELDLKARLGQMAVAQDNAAAASPDAAHL
- a CDS encoding GatB/YqeY domain-containing protein, whose protein sequence is MIRDSIKAAQVAAMKSGDKPRLAAVRLILAKLKDKDIELRTASSIPDDDVIVTDVLQKMVKQRRESIAMYEQGGRPELAAAEAAEVAVIEDFLPAQMGEDEVKAAIEAIKAEVGATSIKDMGKVVGALKARHGTQIDMGKASALVKAALA
- the carA gene encoding glutamine-hydrolyzing carbamoyl-phosphate synthase small subunit; this encodes MADPAHSLAPKPLGATAVLVLADGYVAWGRGFGAQGSAVGEVCFNTSITGYQEIMTDPSYAGQIVTFTFPHIGNVGVNHEDNEAAVDGAVGCIVREDVTNPSNFRSEGRFDAWMKAKGKIGIAGLDTRALTRRIRLSGAPNAVIAYNEAGEFDIPALLAKAQQWPGLEGMDLAKIVSRKAQESWEGSIWHLGKGYGRSPHDPRPHVVAMDFGAKDNIFRNLVAAGASVTVVPAETPLEVILGLKPDGVFLSNGPGDPAATGVYAVPVIKALLERNIPIFGICLGHQMLALAAGAKTIKMHQGHRGANHPVKRMAEGVVEITSMNHGFAVDAATLPEGVVETHKSLFDGSNCGIEITGKKAFSVQYHPEASPGPMDSFYLFTKFIESIA